One window of the Burkholderia sp. FERM BP-3421 genome contains the following:
- a CDS encoding GNAT family N-acetyltransferase, producing MSATFTVRAARPTDAETLTALARLSKAHWGYPDAWLDLWQADLTISPDTIEHALAYVAERDGFIIGFWVRTVRDTDQLTPGWLFVHPDHMGQGVARALWAALREGAAAQGIGSFVIEADPHAVPFYLSLGAEPIGERESTRIPGRRVPILRLPV from the coding sequence ATGTCCGCCACGTTCACCGTACGCGCAGCCCGTCCGACGGACGCGGAGACGCTCACGGCGCTCGCGCGCCTGTCGAAGGCGCACTGGGGCTATCCGGACGCGTGGCTCGATCTGTGGCAAGCCGACCTGACGATCTCGCCGGACACGATCGAACACGCGCTCGCCTACGTCGCCGAGCGCGACGGCTTCATCATCGGCTTCTGGGTGAGGACCGTGCGCGATACCGATCAATTGACGCCCGGATGGCTGTTCGTGCATCCGGACCACATGGGCCAGGGCGTGGCCCGCGCGTTATGGGCGGCGCTGCGCGAAGGCGCGGCGGCTCAGGGCATCGGCAGTTTCGTGATCGAGGCTGATCCGCACGCCGTGCCGTTCTATCTTTCGCTAGGCGCGGAGCCGATCGGCGAGCGCGAATCGACGCGTATTCCCGGGCGCCGCGTGCCGATCCTGCGCCTCCCGGTGTAA